CGGCGCTTTTGCGCTCCCACGCGGCGTAAAGTTCGTCTACCTGTTTCTTGTTGTCGTCCAAGTCCTTGGCGATCGTCGTAATGGCGTTGCCGTCGGCGGCTTCGGAGGCGGCGACGAGCTTTGCTTCGAGTTCACCGCCCAGAGCCTCGGCCTTGGCGATTTCCGCTTCGAGGCGGGCAATTTCCTTTTCAATCGGCTTGATGACCTTGGAGCGTTCGGCGATGTAGTCGGCGCGGGCTTTTCGGTCCTCTTTGCCGCGTGGGGCTGACGTTGCGGTGGAACCCTTGCTGTCGTCCGTCACGTCGATATTTGAGACCTTGATGTTTGTCGATTCGCTTCCGCCCGGCTTTTTTTCGCTGGCCCAGCCGACTTTTTCGAGGAAGTCGGCGTAGCTGCCTTCGAACACGCGGCACTTGCCGCCGTCAAAAACTACGAGGCGGTTCGCGAAGGCGTGCAGCAGTTCCTCGTCGTGGGTCACGACCATGGCGGTGCCTTCGTAATCTTCGAGGGCGTCGATCAGGCTTTCGATGGATTCCATGTCGAGGTGGTTCGTAGGTTCGTCAAGCAACAGCATGTTGCAGGGCGTCGCCAGGATTTTGCCGAGGAGCACGCGGCTCCGCTCGCCACCGCTTAAAACTTTCACTTTCTTGAGCGCGGCGTCGCCACTGAACATCATAAGGCCGGCGAGTCCGCGTGCGCGGCTCTTTTGCGAGACTTCGGTAATGGCCGTCGCGATTTCTTCTTCGACGGTGTTGTCGAGGTTCAGACGGTTGATGTTGGTTTGCCCAAAATAGTTTATCTGCAAATTCGGGTTATGGCTGATTTCGCCCGCGGTGGGCGAGAGCTCCTTGGCAATCAAGTTGAGGAGAGTCGTTTTGCCGCGGCCGTTGGGGCCGATGACCGCAATACGGTCGCCCTTGAAAACTTCCATCTCGAGATTGGTAATGAGTTCGGGGCCGTCATCATAGGCAAAGTGGAGTCCCTTGATTTGCAGCATGCGCTTGCCCGGGAACGTGGCCCCGGTAAAGCTGAAGTCCAGGTTGCGTTCGTGGGTGAGCCGTTCGCCGTTGGCGAGCTTTGCCGCTGCCTTGATTTTGGATTGCACCATGGCGGCCTTGGCGGCCTTGTAGCGGAACCGTTCAATAACTTTTTCGAGCTGCTCCTTTTTGCGTTGCTCGTTCTCCTGGGTACGCTGGGCGACTTCCTCTTCTTCGGCGATGGTCTCGCGGAGTTTTTCGACGGAGCCCTTCACCTTGCGCGCCTTGTGGCGGTGGATGCCCACGGTATGCGTACACACCTCGTCCATAAAGTGGTGGTCGTGGGTGATGAGCAGCACTTCGCCCTTCCAGCTGCGCAAAAAACGTGAGAGCCATCTCATCGAGACGATGTCCAGATAGTTGGTAGGCTCGTCTAGGAGGAGCATGTCCGGTTCCGAAGCCAACACCTTTGCCAGGTTCAAGCGGATTTGGAAACCGCCCGAGAGGAGCATCGGACTTTTATGCATGCTTTCTTCATCAAAGCCCAGACCGAACAAAATCGCCTCGACCTTGTGCTCCTCAATCCAACCATCTTCGTTTGTCTTCAAGACGCTACAGGCTTCTTCGTGAACGGTCTCGTGCTTGAAGTGGATGTGCTGCTGCAGGTATCCAATGGTGTAGTTTTTGGGAATGTCGATGCTTCCGCCGTCAATGCACTCCTGGCCCAGGATCATTTTAAAGAGCGTCGACTTGCCGCAGCCGTTACGGCCTACGAGTCCCACGCGTTCGTGGTCGCCTACAAGGAAACTCGCCCCGTCCAAAAGGACTTGCTCGCCAAAGGATTTGGATACGTTTTGGATTTGAATCACGGAAACAAAGATAGAAATTCTATATTTGGCGACATGAAAACGTTCATGGCTCTCTGCCTTCTTTTAGCCGCTTCGGCTTTTGCCCAGCTGGTGCAAACGAAGACCCCTGTGGAGCACACGGTGAGGCTCGATACGAGTGCCAAGCCGATGGTCTACACGGACGGTTCCCAAGCTTCCAAGAATGCCGCCCTCACCGATGCCCGCGCTTCCATGGACAGTCGTCAGTTCTCGAACGACTCCCTGACGGGAACGCTCATAGGCGTTGGCGCCGAATTCGTCGGCCAAACCATGAAGAACATGCTCTCGCCCAATTCTGCCGAAGCTGATGCCGTTGAACTGGAACGCACCAGACGCTAGCCCGCATCCTCGTCATTCCGTGCCCTGATGAGGGCGAGGAATCCAGACCTGCATTTTCGTTTACAATGCATGAAAAAGGACTAGTGTCCTGGATGCTTCGGCGATGCCTCAGCATGACGATAGGGAAGATTTATCCCAAGTACTTTTCGCCGCTTTCCACACTCTGGTAGATGAGCGTGTTGATGGTCATGGGGCCCACGCCGCCCGGGACCGGGGTATATGCGCTGGCCACGTCGTCGAGGCCCTTCTCGATGTCGCCCACACCGCCAGGATGGTAGCCGGCGTCGACCACGACCGCGCCTGGCTTGATCCAGTTCTTTTTGATGAACTCGGGTTTGCCTACGGCACCCACGAGGATGTCGGCCTGCTTTACGAATTCAGGGAGGTTCTCGGTCTTGCTGTGGCAAATGGTCACGGTGCAGTTCGCGTTCAAGAGCATGAGCGCCATGGGCTTGCCCAGAATGGCGCTGCGGCCTACCACCACGGCGTGCTTGCCCGCGAGCGGGATGTTGTATGCCTTCAAAAGGCGCATGATGCCAGCGGGAGTCGCGCAACCGTATGCGGGTTCGCCCATCGCCATGCGTCCAAAGCCGAGGCAGGTTACCCCGTCCACGTCCTTGCGGGCGTCAATCGCCTCGAAGGCGGCGCGTTCGTCAATGTGGCGTGGGACCGGGTGCTGCAGCAGGATGCCGTGCACGCTGGGGTTGTCGTTCAGTTCCTGGATCTTGTTCAGCAGTTCTTCGGTCGTGATATTCTTGTCCATTACCACGCGAATGCTCTCCATGCCCACGCGGGCGCAGGCGTTGCCCTTCATTTTTACGTAGGTGGCGCTAGCCGGGTCGTCGCCCACGAGGATGGTCGCGAGAATCGGGGTCTTGCCGGTCTTTTCTTTGAGCTTGGCCACGCGGGCACTGAGTTCTTCTTCGGTGGTCTTGGCAAGGGCCTTGCCGTCCAGGATGAGTGCTGCCATAATGTCTCCAATGGGCCTTGGGGGCCAATAATGCCCCAAAGATAGAAATAAAAAAACTCCCTTGCGGGAGCGTTTGCATTGTTATAAAAACTTTATGATTAAACGATGACTTCGAGGATGGCCGGCACGATGATGCAGACGACAACCCACGGATAGGAGAACGAGCCCTTGAGCCAGCCTGTGCTGTAGACCCTGGGGGAGACCTTCATGACCGGGGCGGAAGATTCTGCCATGGTCTTGGAGATTGCGTTGTCCAAAGCTTCCCTAACACTAAGCACCGACGCGTCAAACAGCTTCTTGTTCGCGTTGGCGGACTCAAATATATGTTTGAATTGGTTACTCATGGTTTACCTATTTTTTCCTTCTGTGTATAAAAATAGTAACTTTTGTAAGGAATAAAAGAGGGCTTTGTCACATTCCAAAAACGTGTGAAGTGACTCACAGACAAGGATTTAGCTGAAATTTTGGACATTTTTTGCGTTTTTGGCTTGTTTTCGCAAGTTTACTTTGAATCCCGTCTTCCTTTTTGTTTGTAAACGGACCTAAACTTCAAAAGCAAAAAGTGTTCACGGAGTGTTCCCCCCATCCGATTTTTCTATCTTGTGACATATAAAATGATGAAAAACCTTATTTTGAGGGAATGATTATGAATTTGACGCGTTTTGCCACCGTAGCCGCCCTTTGTGGCTTTTTTGTCGCCTGTGGGGGGAGCAAGAACCCCGAGCCGGCGACGGCCCCGGTTCCGGCCCCCGCCCCCGTAAAAGAAGAGAAGAAGATTTCGCTGGACAGTCAGGTGAACCGCTACAGCTATGCCCTGGGCATGGACCTTGGCAAGGCCATTGCGAACATTAACGTCCCTCTCGACATGGACGTGCTCTTTGCTGCCATCCATGATGAGGTCGACTCCGGGCGCACCCCGCTTATGACGGACACGGCTTCGGAAGCCGCCTTGCAGGATCTTTTGCTGCAGATGCAAAAGAAGAAGGAATCCGACGAGGCTGCCAAGGCCAAGAAGGCTCTTGAAGAGCAGGCCCAGTTCCTGGCCAAGAACATCCAGGATTCCATGGTGAAGACTACCCCGAAGGGCGTGCAGTACAAGGTGCTCAAGGAAGCCAAGG
This genomic window from Fibrobacter sp. UWP2 contains:
- a CDS encoding ABC-F family ATP-binding cassette domain-containing protein, translating into MIQIQNVSKSFGEQVLLDGASFLVGDHERVGLVGRNGCGKSTLFKMILGQECIDGGSIDIPKNYTIGYLQQHIHFKHETVHEEACSVLKTNEDGWIEEHKVEAILFGLGFDEESMHKSPMLLSGGFQIRLNLAKVLASEPDMLLLDEPTNYLDIVSMRWLSRFLRSWKGEVLLITHDHHFMDEVCTHTVGIHRHKARKVKGSVEKLRETIAEEEEVAQRTQENEQRKKEQLEKVIERFRYKAAKAAMVQSKIKAAAKLANGERLTHERNLDFSFTGATFPGKRMLQIKGLHFAYDDGPELITNLEMEVFKGDRIAVIGPNGRGKTTLLNLIAKELSPTAGEISHNPNLQINYFGQTNINRLNLDNTVEEEIATAITEVSQKSRARGLAGLMMFSGDAALKKVKVLSGGERSRVLLGKILATPCNMLLLDEPTNHLDMESIESLIDALEDYEGTAMVVTHDEELLHAFANRLVVFDGGKCRVFEGSYADFLEKVGWASEKKPGGSESTNIKVSNIDVTDDSKGSTATSAPRGKEDRKARADYIAERSKVIKPIEKEIARLEAEIAKAEALGGELEAKLVAASEAADGNAITTIAKDLDDNKKQVDELYAAWERKSAELEAAKDKFPI
- the folD gene encoding bifunctional methylenetetrahydrofolate dehydrogenase/methenyltetrahydrofolate cyclohydrolase FolD, which gives rise to MAALILDGKALAKTTEEELSARVAKLKEKTGKTPILATILVGDDPASATYVKMKGNACARVGMESIRVVMDKNITTEELLNKIQELNDNPSVHGILLQHPVPRHIDERAAFEAIDARKDVDGVTCLGFGRMAMGEPAYGCATPAGIMRLLKAYNIPLAGKHAVVVGRSAILGKPMALMLLNANCTVTICHSKTENLPEFVKQADILVGAVGKPEFIKKNWIKPGAVVVDAGYHPGGVGDIEKGLDDVASAYTPVPGGVGPMTINTLIYQSVESGEKYLG
- a CDS encoding FKBP-type peptidyl-prolyl cis-trans isomerase; protein product: MIMNLTRFATVAALCGFFVACGGSKNPEPATAPVPAPAPVKEEKKISLDSQVNRYSYALGMDLGKAIANINVPLDMDVLFAAIHDEVDSGRTPLMTDTASEAALQDLLLQMQKKKESDEAAKAKKALEEQAQFLAKNIQDSMVKTTPKGVQYKVLKEAKGISPKSGDKVKVHYIGALLDGTEFDNSVKRGEPLEFPVSAVIEGWQDLLQVMQEGQKVKAWIPSALAYGEAGVPPMIPANSLLVFEVELLKVYAENPVVDSAAVVPAAPADTAKAAEPAKVEAKDAAPAAEPAAEKPAEPAKDAKKPAAKGAKKPAAKK